Proteins encoded in a region of the Mesoflavibacter profundi genome:
- a CDS encoding Bax inhibitor-1/YccA family protein, producing MENNQESPFNQFESRALVSAASEVDRVAFYKKTYSHVAGGVLVFILFEYLLLQSDAIVEFMLSMIDGYKWLLVLGGFMLITTYAESTAMKTADKNKQYLMYGLYILAQAIIFIPMIYIAAFYMETGAQILQQAALVTLSLFTGLSAVVLLTKKDFSFLRAGLTIGFFIALGLIIAGMIFGFDLGLWFSVGMCLLAGGSILYQTSEIVNKYTTEDYIPAALGLFASLMLLFWYILRIFMSRD from the coding sequence ATGGAAAACAATCAAGAAAGTCCGTTTAACCAATTTGAAAGTAGAGCATTGGTTAGTGCTGCTTCAGAAGTAGATCGCGTAGCATTTTACAAGAAAACTTACAGTCATGTTGCAGGTGGCGTTTTAGTATTTATACTTTTTGAGTATTTACTATTACAAAGTGACGCCATTGTAGAATTTATGTTATCTATGATAGATGGATACAAATGGCTATTAGTACTTGGAGGATTTATGTTAATTACTACCTATGCCGAAAGTACAGCAATGAAAACTGCCGATAAAAACAAACAGTATTTAATGTATGGCTTATACATATTAGCGCAAGCTATTATCTTTATTCCTATGATATATATTGCAGCTTTTTATATGGAAACTGGCGCTCAAATATTACAACAAGCAGCTTTAGTAACCTTATCCTTATTTACAGGATTATCTGCAGTAGTCTTATTAACAAAAAAAGACTTTTCGTTTTTAAGAGCAGGATTAACCATTGGATTTTTTATTGCTTTAGGATTAATTATTGCAGGAATGATTTTTGGTTTTGATTTAGGATTATGGTTCTCTGTAGGTATGTGTTTATTAGCAGGTGGATCAATCCTGTATCAAACTTCAGAAATTGTAAATAAATACACAACCGAAGATTATATACCAGCAGCATTAGGCTTATTTGCCTCATTAATGTTACTATTCTGGTACATTTTAAGAATATTTATGTCAAGAGACTAG
- a CDS encoding zinc metallopeptidase, producing MFTGYMGYYILIGVIALVSGMVSSQLKRKFAHYSKVHLRNGMTGAQIAEKMLADHGIQDVKVISTRGQLTDHYNPVDKTVNLSEVVYNHANAAAAAVAAHEVGHAVQHATAYQYLTMRSKLVPVVQVTSSMSQWVIIGGIALMASNALGGSGFYVAIAGLVMMGFATLFSFITLPVEYDASNRALAWLKAKNMVTPEEYAGSEDALKWAARTYLVAAIGALASLLYWALQVFGSRD from the coding sequence ATGTTTACAGGATATATGGGTTACTACATACTAATAGGTGTTATTGCTTTAGTAAGTGGTATGGTAAGTAGCCAGTTAAAACGAAAATTCGCACATTACTCTAAAGTGCACTTACGTAATGGGATGACAGGCGCTCAAATAGCAGAAAAAATGTTAGCCGATCATGGTATACAAGACGTAAAAGTAATTTCTACAAGAGGTCAGTTAACAGACCATTACAATCCGGTAGATAAAACCGTTAATTTAAGTGAAGTGGTTTACAATCATGCCAATGCTGCAGCTGCAGCAGTTGCAGCGCACGAAGTTGGTCATGCTGTACAACATGCAACAGCATATCAATATTTAACAATGCGATCTAAATTAGTACCAGTTGTGCAAGTAACTTCAAGTATGTCACAATGGGTTATTATTGGTGGTATAGCATTAATGGCTTCTAACGCTTTAGGTGGTAGCGGTTTTTATGTAGCAATAGCAGGACTTGTTATGATGGGATTTGCAACGCTATTTAGTTTTATCACTTTACCAGTAGAGTATGATGCAAGTAATCGTGCATTAGCATGGTTAAAAGCAAAAAACATGGTAACACCAGAAGAATATGCAGGTAGTGAAGATGCTTTAAAATGGGCAGCAAGAACCTATTTAGTTGCAGCTATTGGTGCTTTAGCATCGCTATTGTATTGGGCTTTACAAGTATTTGGAAGTCGAGATTAG
- a CDS encoding GIY-YIG nuclease family protein: protein MKISYVYILKCSDNTYYTGITSNLEQRITEHKLGKHIESYTYKRRPIELKFYAEFSDISIAIQTEKQIKKWSKAKKEALINDEFEKLPNLAKKKFK from the coding sequence ATGAAAATCTCTTATGTATATATTTTAAAATGTTCTGATAATACCTACTATACAGGAATTACTTCTAATTTAGAACAACGGATTACAGAACATAAGCTTGGAAAACATATTGAAAGTTATACCTATAAACGAAGACCTATCGAACTTAAGTTTTATGCTGAATTCTCCGATATAAGTATAGCAATTCAAACAGAAAAGCAAATTAAAAAATGGTCTAAAGCTAAAAAAGAAGCATTGATTAATGATGAATTTGAAAAGCTTCCTAATTTGGCTAAAAAGAAATTTAAATAA
- a CDS encoding leucine--tRNA ligase, producing MQYDFKKIEDHWQQYWAKNETFKAENNSEKPKYYVLDMFPYPSGAGLHVGHPLGYIASDIYARYKRHKGFNVLHPQGYDSFGLPAEQYAIQTGQHPAITTKTNIATYRKQLDKIGFSFDWSREVRTSNPEYYKWTQWIFIQLFNSWYNVDSDQAEDISTLEALFSSEGNATVNAVCDETVETFSAEEWQAFSSEKQQDILLKYRLTYLAETEVNWCPALGTVLANDEIVNGVSERGGHPVVRKKMTQWSMRISAYAERLLQGLDGIDWTDALKESQRNWIGKSVGASVTFNVKDHNETIEVFTTRPDTIFGVSFMTLAPEHDLVSKITTPEQKDEVNAYIEATAKRSERDRMADVKTISGAFTGAYAEHPFTKEPVPIWIGDYVLASYGTGAVMAVPCGDQRDYDFAKHFNIEIPNIFEGVDISEAAFADKEKTVIANSDFLNGMNYKKATKRAIFELEQIGQGQGKTNYRLRDAVFSRQRYWGEPFPVYYVNGMPQMIDQKHLPITLPEVEKYLPTETGEPPLGRADVWAWDTQLNQVVSNDKIDDKTVFPLELNTMPGWAGSSWYFFRYMEEQANRGNAFATEDALNYWENVDLYIGGSEHATGHLLYARFWTKFLKDRHFVNVDEPFKKLINQGMILGTSAYAFVLKRGVNFQANDVHDVSELMQKSDYFNKLKKLGVKNTYIISEELYNKLISGNYTKEDIVKITENDEKFHDLFKDYGVQYAEITKEDLRKIPIPVEYVNSSNEIDFEKYFNWNPENSNSKILTNIAAREVEKMSKSKYNVVNPDQICEDYGADSLRLYEMFLGPLEQAKPWNTAGITGVHGFLKKLWKLYVDDNGLKITDAEPTKDNLKTLHKTIKKVEEDIENFSFNTSVSTFMIAVNELTAQKCTSRDILQPLLILVSPYAPHIAEELWHQLGNEMSISTAPFPVFEEKHLVESSKNYPISFNGKMRFTLELQLDMSKDEIEKTVMAHEKTQEQLQGRTPKKVIIVPGKIVNIVG from the coding sequence ATTACACGTTGGACATCCGTTAGGGTATATTGCTAGTGATATTTATGCGCGCTACAAACGCCATAAGGGTTTTAATGTATTGCATCCGCAAGGTTATGATAGCTTTGGGTTACCGGCTGAACAGTATGCAATCCAAACAGGACAACATCCTGCAATTACTACAAAAACCAATATTGCTACGTACAGAAAACAGTTAGATAAAATTGGGTTTTCTTTTGATTGGAGCAGAGAAGTACGTACCAGTAATCCAGAATATTACAAATGGACGCAGTGGATTTTCATTCAACTGTTCAACTCTTGGTATAATGTAGATTCAGATCAAGCTGAAGACATTTCAACATTAGAAGCGCTTTTTTCTTCGGAAGGAAATGCAACAGTTAACGCTGTTTGTGACGAAACAGTTGAAACATTTTCTGCTGAAGAATGGCAAGCCTTTTCATCTGAAAAACAACAAGACATATTATTAAAATACAGATTAACGTATTTAGCAGAAACCGAAGTAAATTGGTGTCCGGCTTTAGGAACCGTTTTAGCTAACGACGAGATTGTAAATGGCGTCTCAGAACGTGGCGGTCATCCTGTTGTGCGTAAAAAAATGACACAATGGTCTATGCGTATTTCGGCTTATGCAGAACGATTATTACAAGGTTTAGATGGCATAGATTGGACAGATGCGTTAAAAGAAAGTCAGCGTAATTGGATTGGTAAATCGGTTGGAGCATCAGTAACTTTCAACGTAAAAGATCATAACGAAACAATCGAAGTATTCACCACAAGACCAGATACTATTTTTGGTGTAAGTTTTATGACTTTAGCGCCAGAGCACGATTTGGTTTCAAAAATTACAACACCAGAACAAAAAGATGAGGTAAATGCCTACATCGAAGCAACTGCAAAACGTAGCGAACGCGACCGTATGGCAGATGTAAAAACCATTTCTGGTGCATTTACAGGCGCGTATGCAGAGCATCCGTTTACTAAAGAACCAGTCCCAATTTGGATTGGAGATTACGTACTAGCTAGTTATGGTACTGGAGCAGTAATGGCTGTACCTTGTGGCGACCAACGTGATTACGATTTTGCAAAACATTTTAATATCGAAATCCCAAATATTTTTGAAGGTGTAGATATAAGCGAAGCAGCGTTTGCAGATAAAGAAAAAACCGTGATTGCTAATAGCGATTTCCTTAACGGAATGAACTATAAAAAAGCAACCAAACGTGCTATTTTTGAGCTAGAACAAATTGGACAAGGACAAGGAAAAACCAACTACCGTTTACGTGACGCAGTATTTAGTCGTCAGCGTTATTGGGGAGAACCTTTCCCAGTGTATTATGTTAATGGTATGCCACAAATGATAGACCAAAAACATTTGCCAATTACCTTACCAGAAGTAGAAAAATATCTACCAACCGAAACTGGCGAGCCACCATTAGGTCGTGCAGATGTTTGGGCTTGGGATACGCAATTAAACCAAGTGGTTAGCAACGATAAAATAGATGATAAAACGGTATTTCCTTTAGAGCTTAACACCATGCCAGGTTGGGCAGGAAGTTCTTGGTATTTCTTTAGATATATGGAAGAACAAGCTAATCGTGGTAATGCATTTGCAACCGAAGATGCACTTAACTACTGGGAAAATGTAGATTTATACATTGGCGGAAGTGAGCACGCGACAGGACATTTATTATATGCACGTTTTTGGACTAAGTTTTTAAAAGATAGACATTTTGTAAACGTAGATGAACCTTTTAAAAAGCTAATAAACCAAGGAATGATACTTGGGACTAGTGCATATGCATTTGTTTTAAAAAGAGGTGTTAATTTTCAAGCAAATGATGTTCATGATGTAAGTGAATTAATGCAAAAATCAGATTACTTCAACAAGCTTAAAAAGTTAGGTGTTAAAAACACTTATATAATATCAGAAGAATTATATAATAAATTAATATCAGGAAATTATACTAAGGAAGATATTGTGAAAATTACGGAAAACGACGAAAAATTTCACGATTTATTCAAAGATTACGGAGTTCAATATGCTGAAATTACCAAGGAAGACCTAAGAAAAATTCCAATTCCAGTCGAATATGTGAATTCTTCTAATGAAATAGATTTTGAAAAATATTTTAATTGGAACCCAGAAAATTCTAATTCAAAAATTTTAACAAACATAGCTGCTCGCGAAGTCGAAAAAATGTCTAAATCAAAATACAACGTGGTTAATCCAGATCAAATCTGTGAAGATTACGGTGCAGATAGCCTACGTTTGTATGAGATGTTTTTAGGTCCGTTAGAGCAAGCAAAACCTTGGAATACTGCTGGTATTACAGGTGTGCATGGTTTCCTTAAAAAATTATGGAAGTTATACGTAGACGATAATGGTTTAAAAATTACCGATGCAGAACCTACAAAAGACAACCTGAAAACCTTACATAAAACCATTAAAAAGGTAGAAGAAGATATTGAGAATTTCTCTTTCAATACATCGGTATCTACTTTTATGATTGCAGTTAACGAGCTAACAGCGCAAAAATGTACAAGTCGTGATATTTTACAACCATTACTAATTTTAGTATCGCCATACGCGCCACATATAGCAGAAGAGTTATGGCACCAATTAGGTAATGAAATGTCAATTTCTACAGCGCCTTTCCCAGTTTTTGAAGAAAAACATTTAGTAGAAAGTAGTAAGAATTATCCAATTTCATTTAACGGTAAAATGCGTTTTACACTAGAATTACAGTTAGATATGAGCAAAGACGAAATAGAAAAAACCGTTATGGCTCACGAAAAAACACAAGAACAATTACAAGGTCGTACACCTAAAAAAGTAATTATTGTGCCAGGTAAAATTGTGAATATCGTAGGATAA
- a CDS encoding DUF423 domain-containing protein, whose translation MNKRILILAAILGLTSVIIGAFGAHGLKQVLNADQLQTFEVGVRYQMYHALFLLFIGLTDKITLKAKSAIFYLILVGVIFFSGSIYGLATNDLTGFDFKKIAFITPIGGSLLIASWIIILLNFFKLKENK comes from the coding sequence ATGAATAAAAGAATTTTAATACTTGCTGCTATTTTAGGACTAACTAGTGTAATTATTGGTGCTTTTGGTGCTCATGGATTAAAACAAGTATTAAATGCGGATCAATTACAAACCTTTGAGGTTGGTGTACGCTACCAAATGTATCATGCTTTATTTTTATTGTTTATAGGACTAACAGATAAGATTACACTAAAAGCAAAATCAGCAATATTTTATTTAATACTTGTTGGTGTTATCTTTTTCTCAGGTTCGATTTATGGTCTTGCTACAAATGATTTAACAGGATTTGATTTCAAAAAAATAGCTTTTATAACTCCTATTGGTGGTAGCTTATTAATTGCTTCTTGGATAATAATTTTACTTAATTTTTTTAAACTAAAAGAGAATAAATAG
- a CDS encoding Lrp/AsnC family transcriptional regulator has translation MKTSNNNLIIDGIDKKILRALMEDARTPVLEIARQVGISGAAIHQRLRKLEKSKLIAGSKFVINPKVLGYTTMAFVGIYLDKAISNPQAVKQLQKIPEVLECHYTTGNWSILIKILCKDNSHLMHLLNSQIQSIEGVSRTETFISLDQQIERQIKI, from the coding sequence TTGAAAACTTCAAATAACAACCTTATTATAGACGGTATTGATAAAAAAATACTTCGTGCACTAATGGAAGATGCGCGTACACCAGTATTAGAAATTGCTAGACAAGTTGGTATTTCTGGTGCAGCAATACACCAACGTTTGCGTAAGCTAGAAAAATCTAAACTTATTGCAGGCTCTAAGTTTGTTATTAATCCGAAAGTTTTAGGCTATACTACTATGGCGTTTGTTGGAATTTATTTAGATAAAGCTATTAGTAATCCGCAAGCCGTAAAACAATTACAAAAAATACCAGAAGTATTAGAGTGCCACTACACAACGGGTAACTGGAGTATTTTAATTAAAATCCTTTGTAAAGACAACTCGCATTTAATGCATTTATTAAATAGTCAAATTCAATCTATAGAAGGTGTATCTAGAACCGAAACATTTATTTCTTTAGATCAACAGATTGAAAGACAAATTAAAATCTAA
- a CDS encoding saccharopine dehydrogenase family protein: MRHILVIGSGKSTSYLFKYLLDKSDSENLHITVGDLDLDNAKKMIGNHQNATAITLDVFDKTSRENAVKNADIVISMLPARFHIEVAKDCLTYGKNMVTASYISDEMQALDQQAKDKGLVFMNEIGVDPGIDHMSAMQVIDRIRDNGGKMILFESFCGGLVAPESDNNLWNYKFTWNPRNVVVAGQGGAAKFLQENTYKYIPYHRLFRRTEFLDVEGFGRFEAYANRDSLKYQSVYGLDNIRTLYRGTMRRVGFSRAWQAFVLLGMTDDSYTIDDSENMSYRDFVNSFLPYSPTDSVELKFRHALKIDQDDIVWDKFVELDIFNPNKMVQLKKATPAQILQKILMDSWTLAQEDKDMLVMYHKFGYELDGKKHQIDATMVCVGEDQTYTAMAKTVGLPVAIATLAILNKKITTPGVQLPIHKEVYTPILKELEDYGIIFKETKVPYLGYNPLNI; the protein is encoded by the coding sequence ATGCGACATATTTTAGTTATAGGTTCCGGTAAATCAACCTCTTACTTATTTAAATATCTTTTGGATAAATCTGATTCTGAAAATTTACACATAACAGTTGGTGATTTGGATCTAGATAATGCAAAAAAAATGATTGGCAATCACCAAAATGCTACAGCAATAACGTTAGATGTTTTTGATAAAACCTCTAGAGAAAATGCTGTTAAAAATGCAGATATCGTTATCTCTATGTTACCTGCTAGATTTCATATAGAAGTAGCAAAAGATTGTTTGACTTACGGTAAAAATATGGTTACAGCATCTTATATAAGTGATGAGATGCAAGCACTAGACCAACAAGCTAAAGATAAAGGCTTAGTATTTATGAACGAAATTGGTGTAGATCCTGGTATTGATCATATGAGTGCTATGCAAGTTATAGATCGTATTCGTGATAATGGCGGAAAAATGATACTGTTTGAGTCCTTTTGTGGCGGACTTGTAGCACCAGAAAGTGATAACAATCTTTGGAACTACAAATTTACTTGGAATCCAAGAAACGTAGTTGTTGCAGGACAAGGTGGCGCAGCAAAATTTTTACAAGAAAACACCTATAAATATATTCCTTACCACAGACTATTTAGACGTACAGAGTTTTTAGATGTTGAAGGCTTTGGACGTTTTGAAGCTTATGCTAACCGCGATTCTTTAAAATATCAAAGCGTTTACGGATTAGACAATATTAGAACATTATACAGAGGTACAATGCGTCGTGTAGGTTTTTCTCGTGCTTGGCAAGCATTTGTTTTATTAGGTATGACAGACGATAGCTACACTATAGATGATAGCGAAAACATGAGTTATCGTGACTTTGTAAATTCTTTTTTACCATATAGTCCAACAGATTCTGTAGAGCTAAAATTTAGACATGCGTTAAAGATTGATCAAGATGATATTGTTTGGGATAAATTTGTAGAACTTGATATTTTTAACCCAAATAAAATGGTACAACTTAAAAAAGCAACACCAGCGCAAATCCTACAGAAGATTTTAATGGATAGTTGGACATTAGCACAAGAAGATAAAGATATGCTTGTGATGTACCACAAATTTGGTTACGAATTAGATGGTAAAAAACACCAAATAGACGCCACTATGGTTTGTGTAGGCGAAGACCAAACCTATACCGCTATGGCTAAAACCGTTGGTTTACCAGTAGCTATCGCAACATTAGCCATTTTGAATAAAAAAATTACAACACCAGGTGTACAATTACCAATACATAAAGAGGTATACACACCAATTTTAAAAGAATTAGAAGATTACGGTATTATTTTTAAAGAAACCAAAGTTCCTTATTTAGGTTACAACCCTTTAAATATCTAA